One stretch of Arachis duranensis cultivar V14167 chromosome 1, aradu.V14167.gnm2.J7QH, whole genome shotgun sequence DNA includes these proteins:
- the LOC107483818 gene encoding uncharacterized protein LOC107483818, with translation MRGDIDSSLVVGFRNPYVGRTSNKGGDESLRNKDKELLTDFDPEPERTLRRRLQQARLYKASENLSETFEKEAVESTMDHNHTVNANVANLNENEQPRRICDIVKTNGVNPEVYKPMLFLFAVRDRANLWNPVNSGIPQKKGILEVEAFDAHLAQNKILSQQMNMITQQLSVMQVSAVNTQNVSQEAPYDMTGSSMQGENYDYAQSPSEQVNYMGNALRNPIMIDMQRPIIKGGESNLKGTSPPLHLDDPTSDSTRRFPILFLDRTKDILYIGAVCGDLRQSNRMEGILEDNPSSQDDSQPHRLTSEHHEATNQAKIASTIHHANEHITMDPQHPEKAKDKAAQIIQDLCLRVQELEGKLTNREKHNNEHGSQATSRSRSHRGRSPIRQHNRRDNRSTSRNRRREKSPERRYDKKHHRSASRDLSHQHDSDEDRRHRSTKRTRSDHTIMGATPFTEGILRAKLPRGFDKPTDMKYDGTKDPQEHLTAFEARMNLEGASDAIRCRAFPVTLAGPAIKWFNALPNGSITSFHDITKKFMAQFTTRITKAKHPISLLGVTQRQEESTRKYLDRFNDECLTVDGLTDSVASLCLTNGLMNEDFRKHLTTKPVWTMHEIQNVAKDYINDEEVSQVVAANKRQHVATQHGNPTPRHNAPPKENQRDHLKPTHRPPRIGKFSNYTPLTALITEVYHQIADRGVIPRARPLKERTGGNKALYCDYHRGYGHKTQDCYDLKDALEQAIRDGKLPKFVKIIREPRRADRDKSPEREGRNPRTQKPPPRENPEEDPTIIVNIITGKDVSNKSKLTMKKDLKIMAVKHHDPVTIADSTIAFLPEDCQHGTSAEDAPFVISARIGTGLVRRILVDTGADSNILFRGAFDKLGLRNDNLQTHRHGVTGLGDNFLKPDGSVTLPITIGTSNQRKTILSEFVVLKDSTAYNVILGRKTINDFSAVIFTKYLLMKFRADDGTIGTIHGDREVAAECDNNSLALRKKSRDAAGIFLADLDARLDGQPRPKPEGDMEKLQIGPTKEEYTFINRNLPYDLKKELSQLLKQNKDLFAFTPADMPGISPDLMSHHLAVDPLAKPVAQRRRKMSPDRAAEVRKQVKALLEANFIRELPYTTWLANVVLVKKSNGKWRMCVDYTDLNKACPKDAFPLPNIDGLVDAASDHRYLSFMDAYSGYNQIPMHRPDEEKTAFITPDGTYCYKVMPFGLKNAGATYQRLVNKIFRGLAGNKIEVYIDDMLAKTESGEQLTDDLRVIMNTLREHQMRLNPTKCAFGMEAGKFLGFMITQRGVEANPEKCRAVLEMTSPKNLKEIQKLTGRLTALSRFLGASAQKATPFFKLMKKGTPFKWEKECEEAFQHFKRVLTEPPILAKPQTGETLYLYLSITEETIAAALVRENEKKEQKPIYFISKVLQDTEARYSRLEKLAFALLSASRRLPQYFQAHPITVRTDQTVKQVLQKPDLAGRMLAWSIELSQFQIKFEPRNAIKAQALIDFIAEMTPTKLTPEPWKLHVDGSSNSTHGGAGIILENQNGITIEQSIRYDFPVSNNQAEYEALLAGLNLAREVGAKVLEVNTDSQVVCSQINGSYQTRDPLLQQYLNKVYESKEGFENVSIQHVPRERNARADLLSKLASTKSGHGNRSLIQEVVKSPSVSTEINAHLTSSNRESWTYPIWQYLRDGVLPPDPKEERRIKREAANYTIIAGQLYKRGFSQPLLKCVEPGDTEYILCEIHEGCCGHHIGGKTLAQKIIRAGYFWPTIIRDSIQLTKSCDKCQRHANFHQAAPHQLSVISAERPFGSWGVDLVGPFPTAPGQLRYLIVAIDYYTKWIEAEPLASITATQCRKFVCSVEHPQTNGQVESANKIIVRGLKKRLDEAKGLWADELGSVLWSYRTTPQTSTGETPFRLTYGVEAVIPVEIGDPSHQKNGWR, from the exons gaacaaagacaaagaacTTCTTACAgattttgatcctgaacctgaaaggactttgaggCGGCGCTTGCAACAAGCTAGACTTTACAAGGCTAGTGAAAATCTGAGTGAGACTTTTGAAAAGGAAGCTGTGGAGTCCACAATGGATCATAATCATACTGTCaatgccaatgtggcaaatCTAAATGAGAATGAACAACCTAGAAGA ATTTGTGATATTGTGAAAACGAATGGAGTAAATCCTGAGGTTTACAAACCCATGCTCTTCCTATTTGCTGTGAGGGATAGAGCAAATCTGTG gaatcctgtgaattcTGGGATCCCTCAAAAGAAAGGCATTTTGGAAGTAGAGGCTTTTGATGCTCATCTTgctcaaaacaaaattttgTCTCAGCAGATGAATATGATTACTCAACAATTGAGTGTGATGCAGGTTTCAGCTGTTAATACTCAGAATGTCTCTCAAGAGGCTCCTTATGACATGACTGGTAGTTCTATGCAAGGTgagaattatgattatgctcaatctcCTTCTGAACAGGTCAACTATATGGGGAATGCTCTTAGAAACCCAATAATGATCGATATGCAAAGACCTATAATCAAGGGTGGAGAGAGCAACCTCAAAG gtacctcccCTCCTCTCCATCTGGACGATCCAACATCCGACTCAACCCGCAGGTTCCCGATCCTCTTCCTAGATCGTACAAAAGACATTCtgtacattggcgccgtctgtggggacctGCGCCAGTCAAACCGGATGGAGGGCATCCTGGAGGATAACCCGTCAAGCCAGGACGACTCCCAACCGCATCGTCTGACCTCAGAACACCATGAAGCCACAAACCAAGCAAAAATAGCAAGCACCATCCACCACGCAAACGAACACATCACGATGGACCCACAACATCCTGAGAAAGCCAAGGACAAAGCGGCACAAATCATCCAGGATCTCTGTCTCCGGGTCCAAGAACTTGAAGGCAAACTAACTAAcagagaaaaacacaataacGAGCATGGAAGCCAGGCAACTTCCAGGTCAAGATCCCACCGCGGCAGGTCGCCAATCCGGCAACACAACAGGAGAGACAATCGCAGCACCTCACGCAACCGCCGACGCGAGAAATCGCCTGAACGGCGATACGACAAGAAACACCATCGCAGCGCTTCTCGGGATCTAAGTCATCAACATGATTCGGACGAAGACCGGAGACACCGAAGCACCAAACGCACGAGAAGCGACCACACCATAATGGGAGCTACACCCTTCACAGAAGGAATCTTAAGAGCAAAACTCCCCAGAGGTTTCGACAAACCCACCGACATGAAGTACGACGGAACCAAAGACCCTCAAGAACACCTAACGGCCTTCGAGGCCAGAATGAACTTGGAAGGAGCTTCCGACGCAATCCGATGCAGAGCCTTCCCAGTAACCCTTGCCGGACCAGCGATCAAATGGTTCAACGCCCTCCCGAACGGATCCATAACCAGCTTCCACGACATCACAAAAAAATTCATGGCCCAGTTCACAACCCGAATCACCAAGGCCAAACACCCCATCAGCCTGTTAGGGGTCACACAAAGGCAAGAAGAATCCACAAGAAAATACCTTGACCGCTTCAACGACGAATGCCTGACGGTCGACGGACTCACGGACTCCGTTGCCAGCCTCTGCCTAACTAACGGGCTCATGAATGAAGACTTTCGCAAACATCTCACCACCAAACCAGTATGGACCATGCACGAAATCCAGAATGTCGCCAAAGATTACATCAACGACGAGGAAGTCAGCCAGGTCGTCGCTGCCAACAAACGGCAGCACGTCGCCACCCAACACGGCAACCCGACTCCCCGTCATAACGCACCACCCAAAGAGAACCAAAGAGACCACCTTAAACCGACCCACCGACCACCAAGAATAGGAAAATTCTCCAATTACACCCCCCTAACAGCACTAATTACTGAGGTATACCACCAAATAGCAGATCGAGGCGTCATCCCCAGGGCCCGACCACTCAAGGAAAGGACAGGAGGAAACAAAGCCCTCTACTGCGACTATCACCGTGGATACGGCCACAAAACACAAGATTGTTACGATCTTAAAGACGCTCTTGAGCAGGCCATACGAGACGGCAAACTCCCAAAGTTCGTCAAAATCATCAGAGAACCAAGGCGCGCCGACAGAGACAAATCACCAGAAAGAGAAGGACGCAACCCGAGAACTCAAAAACCACCCCCCAGAGAAAACCCCGAAGAAGATCCGACCATCATAGTGAACATCATCACGGGCAAGGACGtgtcaaataaatcaaaactaaCAATGAAAAAAGACCTCAAGATAATGGCCGTCAAGCACCACGACCCAGTCACCATTGCCGACAGCACGATAGCTTTCTTACCCGAGGACTGCCAACACGGCACCTCGGCCGAAGACGCCCCCTTCGTCATATCAGCTCGAATCGGAACAGGACTAGTAAGAAGAATACTGGTGGATACCGGTGCCGACTCCAACATCCTCTTCCGAGgagccttcgacaaactcgggcTCCGCAACGACAACCTCCAAACGCACCGCCACGGCGTCACGGGCCTCGGAGACAACTTCCTCAAGCCAGACGGCTCAGTTACTCTTCCCATTACCATAGGAACGAGCAATCAGAGAAAGACGATCTTATCCGAATTCGTCGTCCTAAAAGACTCCACAGCCTATAACGTCATTCTCGGGAGAAAAACGATTAACGACTTCTCGGCAGTCATCTTCACCAAATACCTCCTCATGAAATTCAGGGCCGACGACGGCACCATCGGAACCATTCACGGAGACCGGGAAGTCGCAGCCGAATGTGACAACAATAGCTTAGCCCTAAGAAAAAAATCCCGGGACGCAGCCGGAATATTCCTTGCCGACCTAGACGCGCGACTAGACGGCCAACCTAGACCGAAACCAGAAGGAGACATGGAAAAACTACAGATAGGGCCAACCAAAGAAGAATATACTTTCATCAACAGAAACCTCCCATACGACCTCAAAAAAGAACTCTCCCAACTTTTGAAACAAAACAAAGACCTGTTCGCATTTACGCCAGCCGACATGCCGGGAATAAGCCCCGACCTAATGTCTCACCATCTGGCAGTAGACCCCCTAGCCAAGCCTGTGGCGCAAAGAAGACGGAAAATGTCACCAGACCGAGCCGCCGAGGTCCGAAAACAAGTGAAAGCCCTACTTGAAGCCAACTTTATCCGAGAACTCCCTTACACGACCTGGCTGGCCAACGTCGTACTAGTAAAAAAATCTAACGGGAAATGGCGAATGTGCGTTGATTACACAgatctcaacaaagcatgtccaAAGGACGCCTTCCCCTTACCAAACATCGACGGGCTAGTGGACGCGGCATCCGACCACCGATACCTCAGCTTCATGGACGCCTATTCCGGCTACAACCAGATCCCGATGCACCGACCAGACGAAGAAAAGACAGCATTTATCACCCCAGATGGAACCTACTGCTATAAAGTAATGCCCTTCGGCTTGAAAAACGCCGGAGCCACCTACCAGCGACTTGTTAACAAAATATTTCGAGGCCTAGCCGGAAACAAAATTGAAGTCTACATAGACGATATGCTCGCCAAGACGGAATCCGGTGAGCAACTAACCGACGACCTCAGGGTAATAATGAACACCCTGCGAGAACACCAAATGCGACTCAACCCAACAAAGTGTGCCTTCGGAATGGAAGCAGGAAAATTCCTCGGCTTCATGATCACGCAACGCGGAGTTGAGGCAAACCCAGAAAAATGCCGTGCCGTCCTTGAGATGACAAGTCCCAAAAACCTCAAAGAAATCCAGAAACTCACCGGCCGACTAACCGCACTATCCCGGTTCCTCGGAGCATCGGCCCAAAAGGCAACCCCTTTTTTCAAACTTATGAAAAAAGGAACCCCCTTCAAATGGGAGAAAGAATGCGAAGAAGCTTTCCAACACTTCAAAAGGGTCCTAACGGAACCTCCAATCCTCGCAAAACCCCAAACAGGGGAAACACTATACCTGTACCTCTCCATAACGGAAGAAACAATCGCAGCAGCACTCGTCCGGGAAAACGAGAAAAAGGAACAAAAACCCATATACTTCATAAGCAAAGTCCTACAAGACACAGAAGCCCGCTATTCGCGATTAGAAAAACTGGCTTTCGCACTCCTCTCGGCATCCCGACGACTACCACAATACTTCCAGGCCCACCCCATAACGGTCCGAACCGACCAAACGGTCAAACAGGTATTACAAAAACCCGACCTAGCAGGAAGAATGCTAGCATGGTCCATCGAGTTATCCCAATTCCAGATCAAGTTCGAACCCCGAAACGCCATCAAAGCACAGGCCTTGATCGACTTCATCGCTGAAATGACTCCGACCAAACTGACACCCGAACCATGGAAACTGCACGTCGATGGCTCGTCAAACTCCACCCACGGAGGCGCCGGAATTATACTTGAAAACCAAAACGGGATCACAATCGAACAATCAATAAGATACGACTTTCCAGTATCCAATAACCAAGCAGAATACGAGGCCCTCTTGGCAGGCCTAAACCTAGCCCGGGAAGTCGGCGCCAAGGTACTCGAAGTTAACACCGATTCCCAGGTGGTGTGCTCCCAAATCAACGGGAGCTACCAAACCCGAGACCCCCTGCTCCAACAATACCTCAATAAAGTTTATGAATCAAAAGAAGGATTCGAAAACGTCTCCATACAACACGTCCCCAGGGAGCGAAACGCCAGGGCGGACCTACTTTCCAAGCTAGCCAGCACGAAGTCAGGACACGGCAACAGATCGCTAATCCAGGAGGTCGTTAAGTCGCCTTCCGTATCAACAGAAATCAACGCACACCTAACATCCTCAAACCGGGAGTCTTGGACATACCCGATCTGGCAATATCTCCGCGACGGAGTCCTACCACCAGATCCAAAAGAGGAGAGGCGAATAAAAAGAGAAGCCGCCAACTACACCATCATTGCGGGACAACTATACAAACGCGGATTCTCGCAGCCCCTACTTAAATGTGTCGAACCCGGGGACACGGAATACATACTCTGCGAGATCCACGAAGGCTGCTGCGGTCACCACATCGGAGGAAAAACGCTAGCCCAAAAGATCATCAGGGCCGGCTATTTCTGGCCCACGATCATTCGAGATTCCATACAACTAACAAAAAGCTGCGACAAATGCCAAAGGCATGCCAATTTCCACCAAGCCGCCCCACACCAACTCAGTGTTATATCGGCTGAACGGCCATTCGGCAGTTGGGGAGTCGACCTCGTCGGGCCCTTCCCCACGGCACCCGGCCAACTCAGATATCTTATCGTTGCCATAgactactacaccaaatggatTGAAGCCGAACCCCTGGCCTCCATCACGGCAACCCAATGCCGGAAATTCGTCTG CTCGGTGGAACATCCCCAAACAAACGGACAGGTGGAATCCGCCAACAAAATTATCGTTAGAGGACTTAAGAAACGACTTGACGAAGCCAAGGGATTATGGGCAGATGAGTTGGGATCAGTCCTGTGGTCATACCGAACAACACCACAAACGAGCACGGGAGAAACGCCCTTCCGATTAACATACGGCGTAGAAGCGGTCATCCCAGTGGAAATCGGGGACCCCAGCCACCAGAAAAACGGTTGGAGGTAA